In Streptomyces puniciscabiei, a single genomic region encodes these proteins:
- the ruvA gene encoding Holliday junction branch migration protein RuvA encodes MIAFVSGTVAALAPDAAVVEVGGVGMAVQCTPNTLSTLRIGKPAKLHTSLVVREDSLTLYGFADDDERQVFELLQTASGVGPRLAQAMLAVHTPDALRRAVATGDEKALTAVPGIGKKGAQKLLLELKDRLGEPLGAPVVGAPVSQGWRDQLHAALIGLGYATREADEAVAAVAPQAEAAGGTPQVGQLLKSALQTLNRAR; translated from the coding sequence ATGATCGCCTTCGTCAGCGGCACGGTCGCCGCGCTCGCCCCGGACGCCGCGGTCGTCGAGGTAGGCGGGGTGGGCATGGCCGTCCAGTGCACGCCGAACACGCTGTCCACGCTCCGCATCGGCAAGCCGGCCAAGCTGCACACCTCCCTCGTCGTCCGTGAGGACTCGCTGACCCTGTACGGCTTCGCCGACGACGACGAGCGCCAGGTCTTCGAGCTGCTGCAGACCGCGAGCGGTGTCGGCCCGCGCCTGGCCCAGGCCATGCTCGCCGTGCACACGCCGGACGCGCTGCGGCGCGCCGTCGCCACCGGTGACGAGAAGGCGCTCACCGCCGTCCCCGGCATCGGCAAGAAGGGCGCCCAGAAGCTGCTGCTGGAGCTGAAGGACCGGCTCGGCGAACCCCTCGGCGCGCCCGTGGTCGGCGCCCCGGTCAGCCAGGGCTGGCGGGACCAGCTGCACGCGGCCCTCATCGGCCTCGGCTACGCCACCCGCGAGGCCGACGAGGCCGTGGCCGCGGTGGCGCCCCAGGCCGAAGCCGCGGGCGGCACCCCGCAGGTCGGACAGCTGCTGAAGTCCGCTCTGCAGACCCTGAACCGCGCCCGCTGA
- the ruvC gene encoding crossover junction endodeoxyribonuclease RuvC gives MRVLGVDPGLTRCGVGVVEGVAGRPLTMLGVGVVRTPVDADLSHRLLAVEQGIEQWLEEHRPEFVAVERVFSQHNVRTVMGTAQASAVAMLCAARRGIPVALHTPSEVKAAVTGSGRADKAQVGAMVTRLLRLSAPPKPADAADALALAICHIWRAPAQNRLQQAVARQTVHATKGRTA, from the coding sequence GTGCGGGTACTGGGGGTGGATCCGGGGCTGACCCGGTGTGGTGTCGGCGTCGTCGAGGGGGTCGCGGGCCGCCCGCTCACCATGCTCGGCGTCGGTGTCGTGCGCACGCCCGTGGACGCCGACCTCAGCCACCGCCTCCTCGCCGTCGAGCAGGGCATCGAACAGTGGCTGGAGGAGCACCGGCCCGAGTTCGTCGCCGTCGAGCGCGTCTTCAGCCAGCACAACGTGCGCACGGTGATGGGCACCGCCCAGGCCAGCGCCGTGGCCATGCTGTGCGCCGCCCGTCGCGGCATCCCCGTCGCGCTGCACACGCCGAGCGAGGTCAAGGCCGCCGTCACCGGCTCCGGACGCGCCGACAAGGCGCAGGTCGGTGCCATGGTCACCCGGCTGCTCCGGCTCTCCGCGCCACCGAAGCCGGCCGACGCCGCCGACGCCCTCGCGCTCGCCATCTGCCACATCTGGCGCGCCCCCGCGCAGAACCGGCTCCAGCAGGCGGTGGCCCGCCAGACAGTCCACGCAACGAAAGGCCGTACGGCATGA